The following proteins are encoded in a genomic region of Sphingopyxis sp. YF1:
- a CDS encoding ECF-type sigma factor, whose protein sequence is MAPHSVAFAAEPLLHSGVGSACAGADSDKAKAAGATVRSNLVVWRIGNPLAFAARCGCDENATSGLRSSGMSAPRAMPADRRSRLPKPWCVRIKSNGQNGWQKVRREKAIEPDTPPSEKFPRTADALVAALYEELRTIARREHYRAGGPQTLQTTALINEAYVKLRRADGWESQSHFLACAATAMRHILIDAARARLASKRGAGDFSFTQSLDSLAAAVPEDEQVLRLGEALEGLKRLDANLAQVVDCRFFAGMDERETADVLGVTDRTVRRWWVQARAWIHQEMAAT, encoded by the coding sequence TTGGCGCCGCATTCGGTCGCGTTCGCCGCGGAGCCGCTGTTGCATTCGGGTGTCGGGTCGGCGTGTGCCGGTGCCGACAGCGACAAGGCCAAAGCCGCGGGCGCGACGGTGAGAAGCAATCTGGTGGTCTGGCGCATCGGTAATCCCCTTGCCTTCGCCGCGCGGTGCGGCTGCGATGAAAACGCGACCTCGGGGCTTCGCTCGTCCGGCATGTCGGCCCCGCGCGCGATGCCGGCGGACCGGCGATCACGCTTGCCAAAGCCTTGGTGCGTCCGCATAAAATCGAACGGCCAAAACGGCTGGCAAAAGGTAAGACGGGAAAAGGCGATCGAACCGGACACGCCTCCTTCGGAAAAATTTCCGCGAACGGCCGATGCGCTCGTCGCCGCGCTTTACGAGGAGTTGCGGACGATCGCCCGGCGCGAGCATTATCGCGCCGGCGGTCCGCAGACCCTGCAGACGACCGCGCTGATCAACGAGGCTTATGTCAAATTGCGCCGCGCCGACGGCTGGGAAAGCCAGTCGCACTTCCTCGCCTGCGCGGCGACCGCGATGCGGCATATATTGATCGACGCAGCGCGGGCCCGGCTGGCGTCGAAGCGCGGGGCGGGCGATTTCAGCTTCACCCAGAGCCTCGATTCACTGGCTGCCGCCGTACCCGAGGACGAGCAGGTGCTGAGGCTGGGCGAAGCGCTAGAGGGATTGAAGCGGCTCGATGCCAATCTGGCGCAAGTTGTCGATTGCCGTTTCTTTGCCGGAATGGACGAGCGCGAAACCGCCGACGTTCTGGGTGTAACCGACCGCACCGTGCGCCGCTGGTGGGTGCAGGCGCGCGCGTGGATCCATCAGGAGATGGCGGCGACCTAG
- a CDS encoding YadA-like family protein, translating to MSLSAPAHADPTPECNSGSAANATECGANAEADGEDSTAVGANTATRQQSTSIGSGALSGFNSVATGYNSVAFLNAVAVGSGAVTGNQGTAVGTGARATGTLNATAVGTGAQAISENATALGAIAAAEGENATAIGFNTKTRDQSTSVGANALSGFNSVATGYNSVALLNAVAVGSGAVTGNQGTAVGTGARATGSLNATAVGTGAQAISENATSLGASAAAEGENATAIGFNTKTRDQSTSVGANALSGFNSVAAGYNSVAFLNAVSVGGGAVTGNQGTALGTGARATGTLNATAVGTGAQATAEEASALGAYSTAGADDATAVGVFANATGANSVALGRGSVADRGNSVSVGMAGGERQLTNLAAGTAATDGVNVAQLDAAIAGVVAGSNPYVGVNSTGAPAQATGDDSFAAGGGAQAQSDGATAIGSGAVAKNGKATSIGFENVASGDGAVAIGDPNSATGTGAIAVGADNVATGTAAIALGNLSNATGNSAIAMGDQAAASSDGNVAVGGLSRATGTETIAIGPDSQATAAHAVAIGAFSRAAAMDAAALGWGARATGIGSTATGTFAEASGERSTATGRDSIANATGSTATGNLSRATGFNSTTTGIGAQATAESSSATGSGALATGGFSTATGSFSEASGTRSTATGDFAHATGLQSTATGAGSTASALDATAAGFIAEASAEGATAAGTFARAQAFQSTAVGRDSLASSDFATALGSDSQAIALNSVALGSFSVADRANTVSVGVAGGERIIANVGAGTAGTDAVNLAQLNAGLAGVAAGANPYVAVNSAAANAQAGGLRSIAAGGGAQASGEGTVAVGENATAAGAFGIAIGGGDLLPTRASGDFSIAVGSQSVASGRDAIMIGNIGGATGDDSIAIGAGAFASADRSTVLGDAATAAAPNSVAIGAGSSADRANTVSVGAAGAERIIANVGTATAGTDAVNLDQLNAAIATQTASAAAAQTTADTALANAATAQGTANTALANAATAQAAADAALAGNASNAASAATAQSTADTALVNAATAQATANGAQGTANSALANAAAAQGTADTALANAATAQSAALAAQGTANTALVNAATAQGTANTARLEAAQAQATADTARVEAATAQSRADAAFANADAAQATADQALAAGQTNAAAAATAQATADTARTEAAAAQAQADTARANAALAQDRADAAFANAGAAQATANSARSEAAAAQLTATTARSEAAAAQSTANTALANGTYFRANSTGPGPQATGVDSIAVGPGALASGNQSVAMGANARALNGQAVSIGAGNTASGNGAVAIGDPNIATGTGAVALGANNTAVGTGAVALGNASSATGDGSIAIGNGAVASRAGQVSLGNSASTYTLAGVGSTASNAAQTGTLRLLTTDAAGNLGTSALDIATLGGLPGRVNLLEQQAAALDQRTLVLERHAEQANGGIATAMAMGGTMIVPDSDVSVSFNLATYRGEQGFAGAAVVRLAPRVYVSGGIAGSTVKGSTGGRVGVAFGF from the coding sequence TTGTCGCTGTCGGCACCGGCACACGCCGACCCGACACCCGAATGCAACAGCGGCTCCGCGGCGAACGCGACCGAATGCGGCGCCAATGCCGAGGCCGATGGCGAGGATTCGACCGCCGTCGGCGCCAACACCGCCACCCGCCAGCAATCGACCTCGATCGGCAGCGGGGCCCTGTCGGGCTTCAACTCGGTCGCGACGGGCTATAATTCGGTCGCCTTCCTGAACGCCGTCGCCGTGGGCAGCGGCGCCGTGACCGGCAATCAGGGCACTGCCGTCGGCACCGGCGCACGCGCGACGGGGACCCTCAACGCCACCGCAGTCGGCACCGGCGCACAGGCGATATCCGAAAACGCGACAGCGCTCGGCGCCATCGCCGCGGCCGAAGGCGAAAATGCGACCGCAATCGGGTTCAACACCAAGACGCGCGACCAGTCGACTTCGGTCGGCGCCAATGCCCTGTCGGGGTTCAACTCGGTCGCGACGGGCTATAATTCGGTCGCCTTACTGAACGCCGTCGCCGTGGGCAGCGGCGCCGTGACCGGCAATCAGGGCACTGCCGTCGGCACCGGCGCACGCGCGACGGGCAGCCTCAACGCCACCGCGGTCGGCACCGGCGCACAGGCCATTTCCGAAAATGCCACGTCGCTGGGGGCGAGCGCCGCGGCCGAGGGCGAGAATGCGACCGCAATCGGGTTCAACACCAAGACGCGCGACCAGTCGACCTCGGTCGGTGCCAACGCCCTCTCGGGCTTCAACTCGGTCGCGGCAGGCTATAATTCGGTGGCCTTCCTGAACGCAGTCTCGGTCGGCGGCGGTGCAGTCACGGGCAATCAGGGCACCGCTTTGGGCACCGGAGCGCGCGCGACGGGGACCCTCAACGCAACCGCGGTCGGGACGGGGGCACAGGCGACCGCCGAAGAAGCGAGCGCGCTCGGCGCCTATTCGACCGCCGGCGCCGACGATGCCACGGCGGTTGGCGTATTCGCCAATGCGACGGGTGCCAACAGCGTCGCACTCGGCCGCGGCTCGGTCGCCGATCGCGGCAACAGCGTGTCGGTCGGCATGGCAGGGGGCGAACGCCAGCTGACCAACCTCGCCGCCGGCACCGCCGCGACCGATGGCGTCAATGTCGCGCAGCTCGACGCCGCCATCGCGGGGGTTGTGGCGGGGTCCAACCCCTATGTCGGGGTCAATAGCACGGGGGCCCCCGCGCAGGCGACGGGCGACGACAGCTTTGCCGCCGGCGGCGGCGCGCAGGCGCAATCCGACGGTGCGACCGCCATCGGGTCGGGCGCGGTCGCCAAGAACGGCAAGGCAACCTCGATCGGCTTCGAGAATGTCGCGTCGGGCGACGGCGCGGTGGCGATCGGCGACCCGAACAGCGCAACCGGCACCGGGGCGATCGCCGTCGGCGCCGACAATGTCGCCACGGGGACCGCCGCCATTGCACTCGGCAATCTGAGCAATGCGACGGGCAATTCGGCGATCGCGATGGGCGATCAGGCAGCGGCCTCGTCCGACGGCAACGTCGCGGTTGGTGGCCTCTCGCGGGCGACGGGCACCGAGACGATCGCGATCGGCCCCGACAGCCAGGCGACCGCAGCCCATGCCGTCGCGATCGGGGCATTCAGCCGCGCGGCCGCCATGGACGCCGCCGCGCTGGGCTGGGGCGCGCGTGCAACGGGCATCGGCTCGACCGCGACCGGCACCTTCGCCGAAGCGAGCGGCGAGCGCAGCACGGCAACCGGCCGCGACAGCATTGCCAATGCGACAGGATCGACCGCGACGGGCAATCTCAGCCGGGCAACGGGGTTCAACAGCACCACAACCGGTATCGGCGCGCAGGCGACCGCCGAAAGCAGCAGCGCCACCGGCTCCGGGGCGCTCGCGACCGGCGGTTTTTCGACGGCAACGGGCAGCTTCAGCGAAGCATCCGGCACGCGGAGCACCGCGACCGGCGACTTCGCCCACGCGACAGGACTGCAATCGACCGCGACCGGTGCGGGCAGCACGGCCTCCGCACTGGACGCGACGGCCGCTGGTTTCATTGCCGAGGCCAGCGCGGAAGGCGCAACCGCTGCCGGGACCTTTGCCCGCGCGCAGGCGTTCCAGAGCACCGCGGTCGGCCGCGACAGCCTCGCCAGCAGCGATTTCGCAACCGCCCTGGGCAGCGATTCGCAGGCCATCGCCCTCAACTCGGTGGCGCTCGGCAGCTTTTCGGTCGCCGACCGCGCCAACACCGTTTCCGTGGGCGTGGCAGGGGGCGAGCGGATCATCGCCAATGTCGGTGCCGGCACCGCGGGAACCGACGCGGTCAACCTCGCCCAGCTCAACGCCGGGCTGGCTGGCGTGGCCGCCGGCGCCAATCCCTATGTCGCTGTGAATTCCGCCGCCGCGAACGCACAGGCCGGCGGCCTCCGCTCGATCGCGGCCGGGGGCGGCGCCCAGGCGAGCGGCGAGGGTACGGTTGCGGTCGGCGAAAACGCCACCGCGGCGGGGGCGTTCGGAATCGCCATCGGCGGCGGCGATCTGCTCCCGACGCGCGCCAGCGGCGATTTTAGCATCGCCGTCGGTTCGCAATCGGTGGCGAGCGGCCGCGACGCCATCATGATCGGCAATATCGGCGGCGCCACCGGCGACGATTCGATCGCGATCGGGGCGGGCGCCTTTGCCAGCGCCGATCGCTCGACCGTGCTCGGCGACGCCGCGACCGCTGCCGCGCCGAACAGCGTCGCGATCGGAGCGGGGTCGAGCGCCGATCGCGCCAACACCGTTTCCGTGGGCGCAGCGGGAGCGGAACGGATCATCGCCAATGTTGGCACCGCAACCGCGGGCACCGATGCGGTCAACCTCGACCAGCTGAATGCCGCGATCGCGACGCAGACGGCAAGCGCTGCCGCAGCACAGACCACCGCCGATACCGCATTGGCGAATGCAGCCACGGCCCAAGGCACGGCGAACACGGCGCTCGCCAATGCGGCGACGGCACAGGCGGCCGCCGACGCGGCGCTGGCCGGGAATGCCAGCAATGCGGCCTCGGCGGCTACGGCGCAGTCGACTGCGGATACGGCGCTGGTCAATGCCGCGACGGCGCAAGCGACCGCCAATGGTGCGCAGGGTACCGCGAACAGTGCTTTGGCCAATGCCGCAGCCGCGCAAGGCACCGCCGATACCGCGCTTGCGAACGCCGCGACGGCGCAGTCCGCGGCCCTCGCGGCGCAGGGGACCGCGAACACTGCGCTGGTCAATGCAGCCACCGCGCAGGGCACGGCCAACACCGCCCGACTCGAAGCGGCACAGGCACAGGCCACCGCCGACACCGCGCGCGTCGAAGCCGCGACCGCGCAGAGCCGCGCCGACGCCGCCTTCGCCAACGCCGATGCGGCGCAGGCGACGGCGGATCAGGCGCTCGCCGCAGGGCAGACCAACGCCGCGGCGGCGGCAACCGCACAGGCGACCGCCGACACGGCACGAACCGAAGCCGCGGCGGCGCAAGCGCAGGCCGATACCGCGCGCGCCAATGCCGCGCTCGCGCAGGATCGTGCCGATGCCGCCTTTGCCAATGCCGGGGCGGCGCAGGCGACCGCGAACAGCGCGCGCAGCGAAGCCGCTGCGGCGCAGCTGACCGCGACGACGGCGCGTTCGGAAGCGGCCGCCGCCCAATCGACCGCGAACACCGCGCTCGCCAACGGGACCTATTTCCGCGCCAACAGCACCGGGCCGGGGCCACAGGCCACCGGCGTCGACTCGATCGCGGTCGGGCCCGGCGCCCTCGCCAGCGGCAACCAGTCGGTCGCCATGGGCGCCAACGCCCGCGCACTCAACGGGCAGGCGGTATCGATCGGTGCAGGCAATACGGCCTCGGGCAATGGTGCGGTCGCGATCGGCGATCCCAACATCGCGACCGGGACCGGCGCCGTGGCGCTGGGCGCCAACAACACGGCCGTCGGGACGGGCGCGGTAGCGCTCGGCAACGCGAGCAGCGCCACGGGTGACGGGTCGATCGCGATCGGCAACGGCGCCGTCGCCAGCCGCGCGGGCCAGGTCTCGCTCGGCAATTCGGCGAGCACCTACACGCTCGCGGGGGTGGGTTCGACGGCGAGCAATGCGGCCCAGACGGGTACGTTGCGGCTGCTGACCACCGACGCCGCCGGCAACCTCGGCACCTCGGCCCTCGATATCGCGACGCTCGGCGGGCTTCCCGGCCGGGTCAATCTGCTCGAACAGCAGGCGGCAGCACTCGACCAGCGCACGCTGGTGCTCGAACGCCATGCCGAACAGGCGAACGGCGGCATCGCGACCGCGATGGCGATGGGCGGCACGATGATCGTTCCCGACAGCGATGTCTCGGTCTCGTTCAACCTTGCCACCTATCGCGGCGAACAGGGTTTCGCCGGCGCTGCGGTCGTCCGGCTTGCGCCGCGGGTATATGTCAGCGGCGGCATCGCGGGATCGACGGTCAAGGGCTCGACCGGCGGCCGGGTCGGCGTCGCCTTCGGTTTTTGA
- a CDS encoding queuosine precursor transporter gives MIESSPADGAPAAVNAAAVRHFRYYDLVMAAFVAILLLSNIIGASKPSYIPLPDGGQWAFGAGVLFFPISYIIGDVLTEVYGYARARRVIWTGFAALAFMAFMAWVVVSLPPADGWPHQGAYEAVFGNSWRIVIASMCAFWVGEFANSYVLARMKLWTRGRFLWMRTIGSTIVGQGLDSLIFYPLAFYGLAGWPPEQLAQVVLSQWLIKTLWEAALTPVTYAVVGTLKRREGVDIFDEGTDFTPFRAKV, from the coding sequence ATGATCGAGTCATCCCCTGCCGACGGTGCGCCCGCCGCCGTCAATGCCGCCGCGGTGCGGCATTTCCGCTATTATGATCTGGTGATGGCGGCTTTCGTGGCGATCCTGTTGCTCAGCAACATCATCGGTGCATCGAAACCAAGTTATATTCCGCTGCCCGACGGCGGCCAGTGGGCGTTCGGCGCTGGCGTGCTGTTTTTCCCCATCAGCTACATCATCGGCGACGTACTGACCGAAGTTTATGGTTATGCGCGCGCGCGGCGAGTGATCTGGACCGGATTTGCCGCGCTCGCCTTCATGGCGTTCATGGCGTGGGTCGTCGTATCGCTGCCACCCGCCGACGGCTGGCCGCACCAGGGGGCCTATGAAGCCGTGTTCGGCAACAGCTGGCGCATCGTGATCGCGTCGATGTGCGCCTTTTGGGTCGGCGAATTCGCCAACTCCTATGTCCTTGCCCGCATGAAGCTGTGGACCCGCGGACGTTTTCTGTGGATGCGCACGATCGGATCGACGATCGTCGGCCAGGGGCTCGACAGCCTGATCTTCTATCCGCTGGCCTTTTACGGACTTGCCGGGTGGCCGCCCGAGCAATTGGCCCAGGTCGTGTTGTCGCAGTGGCTGATCAAGACCCTGTGGGAAGCGGCGCTGACCCCCGTAACCTATGCCGTCGTCGGCACCCTCAAGCGCCGCGAGGGGGTCGACATCTTCGACGAGGGTACCGACTTCACCCCATTCCGGGCAAAGGTCTGA